One Flavobacterium sp. 90 DNA segment encodes these proteins:
- a CDS encoding DUF4157 domain-containing protein: MTQQHEKISENKTAVTAAYNGGGINAVQLKNNREYSVVQRKFAEKTITQQASFIPVQRKANNTGLPNNLKSGIENLSGHSMDDVKVHYNSDKPAQLNAHAYAQGTDIHLASGQEKHLPHEAWHVVQQKQGRVKPTVQMKGKVNVNDDSGLEKEADVMGAKALQMKSESEGINSGYKKTNTTTPTVQRKVLINGVEKESRESGFDLFDYDHPYWLSDNYIRNYLSEEEFEAHDSGKPVKCGLLETLGLWYRLPFPSAVAGGPATAFFLLGENHGYNPIASILKASNQQNAKVLVESSAAFRPTQMGVGAGDAANLSTLPENANRHHIELGLSKALHAFAYLRAPLPFNQKTKTLPAFANYEVAGGTDVVGVHRMLPKADQDAVTFDAWKTEANGKAKFRNGNGILYFLRDTASGPRGIERPKGPGANNYNQGGAMETFIARPEIPLLLPENVRDAYREVVESDKDDRSTELYRQRYTAAYNALRQASTNNINIVYPGKTILERAASVNLPLGAAAGHAEIGMQDRNTVMLAGLRRAIAEGGYVAASLGFAHVHDIAAWENANHRLNILIITYGEFIKDFSHEAE; the protein is encoded by the coding sequence ATGACTCAACAACACGAAAAAATATCCGAAAATAAAACAGCTGTAACTGCTGCCTATAATGGTGGCGGAATTAATGCTGTGCAATTAAAAAACAATCGGGAGTATTCTGTTGTTCAACGAAAATTTGCTGAAAAAACGATAACGCAACAAGCTTCTTTTATACCTGTTCAAAGAAAAGCAAACAATACTGGTTTGCCCAATAACCTAAAATCGGGCATAGAAAACTTATCCGGTCATTCTATGGATGATGTCAAAGTGCATTATAACTCTGATAAACCTGCTCAGCTTAATGCTCACGCTTATGCTCAGGGAACTGATATTCATCTTGCATCAGGACAGGAAAAACATTTGCCTCACGAAGCCTGGCACGTTGTACAACAAAAACAAGGGAGAGTAAAACCTACTGTGCAAATGAAGGGCAAGGTAAATGTAAATGATGATAGCGGTTTGGAGAAGGAAGCTGATGTTATGGGTGCGAAGGCTTTGCAAATGAAATCGGAATCAGAAGGGATAAATTCAGGATATAAAAAAACTAATACAACAACTCCTACAGTACAAAGAAAGGTGCTTATAAATGGTGTTGAAAAAGAATCAAGGGAATCGGGATTTGATTTATTTGATTATGACCATCCATATTGGTTAAGTGATAATTATATTCGAAACTATCTTTCTGAAGAAGAGTTTGAAGCGCATGATAGTGGTAAACCTGTAAAATGTGGATTATTAGAAACCTTGGGACTATGGTATCGATTGCCATTTCCTTCTGCAGTTGCCGGTGGTCCAGCTACTGCTTTTTTTCTACTTGGTGAAAATCATGGATATAACCCTATTGCTTCAATTTTGAAAGCCTCAAATCAACAAAATGCAAAAGTATTAGTTGAGTCCAGTGCTGCTTTTAGACCCACACAAATGGGCGTTGGTGCCGGAGATGCCGCCAATCTCAGTACTTTGCCTGAGAATGCTAATAGGCATCATATAGAATTAGGATTATCCAAAGCTCTACATGCTTTTGCCTATCTACGGGCACCACTACCATTTAACCAAAAAACTAAGACACTCCCCGCCTTTGCCAATTATGAAGTCGCAGGAGGAACAGATGTTGTTGGAGTCCACAGAATGCTTCCGAAAGCAGATCAAGATGCAGTGACATTTGACGCTTGGAAAACCGAAGCAAATGGTAAAGCTAAATTTAGAAACGGCAATGGTATATTATATTTCCTACGCGACACAGCTAGTGGACCAAGAGGTATTGAGCGCCCGAAAGGACCAGGTGCCAACAATTACAATCAAGGTGGCGCAATGGAAACATTTATAGCACGCCCAGAGATCCCACTTTTATTACCTGAAAATGTAAGAGATGCCTATAGAGAGGTAGTAGAATCTGATAAAGATGATAGATCCACTGAGCTATATAGACAAAGATATACTGCTGCTTATAATGCGCTTAGACAGGCATCAACAAATAATATTAATATTGTCTATCCGGGAAAAACAATATTAGAACGCGCAGCATCAGTAAATCTACCACTGGGAGCAGCCGCAGGACATGCAGAGATAGGTATGCAAGATCGAAATACTGTAATGCTGGCGGGCTTACGAAGAGCCATAGCAGAAGGTGGATATGTAGCTGCATCACTTGGTTTTGCTCATGTACATGACATTGCCGCTTGGGAAAATGCAAATCACCGTTTAAATATTCTAATTATAACTTATGGTGAGTTTATAAAAGACTTCAGTCACGAAGCTGAATAA